The Neovison vison isolate M4711 chromosome 5, ASM_NN_V1, whole genome shotgun sequence genome includes a region encoding these proteins:
- the SGSH gene encoding N-sulphoglucosamine sulphohydrolase isoform X3: protein MHRRGPAGGLLLLTLVLCCWHRARPRNVLLLLADDGGFESGAYNNSVISTPHLDALARRSLTFRNAFTSVSSCSPSRASLLTGLPQHQNGMYGLHQDAHHFNSFDEVQSLPQLLSQAGVRTGIIGKKHIGPETVYPFEFAYTEENGSVLQVGRNITRIKLLVRKFLQTQDDRPFFLYVAFHDPHRCGHSQPQYGAFCEKFGNGERGMGRIPDWTPRTYDPQDVVVPYFVPDTPAARADLAAQYSTIGRMDQGVGLVLQELRTAGVLNDTLVIFTSDNGIPFPSGRTNLYWPGTAEPLLVSSPEHTKRWGQVSEAYVSLLGRDGHAIPQTQSGESERAGQLPTVTQLVSTELGF, encoded by the exons ATGCACCGCCGAGGGCCGGCCGGCGGGCTCCTGCTGCTGACCCTGGTCCTCTGCTGCTGGCACCGGGCGCGTCCCCGGAACGTGCTGCTGCTCCTCG CGGACGACGGAGGCTTCGAGAGCGGCGCCTACAACAACAGTGTCATCAGCACCCCGCACCTGGACGCCTTGGCCCGCCGCAGCCTGACCTTCCGCAATGCCTTCACCTCCGTCAGCAGCTGCTCCCCGAGCCGAGCCAGCCTGCTCACCGGCCTGCCCCAG CATCAGAACGGGATGTATGGCCTGCACCAGGACGCCCACCACTTCAACTCCTTCGACGAGGTGCAGAGCCTGCCGCAGCTGCTCAGCCAAGCCGGCGTTCGCACGG GCATCATTGGGAAGAAGCACATAGGGCCCGAGACGGTGTACCCTTTCGAGTTTGCGTACACGGAGGAGAATGGCTCCGTCCTCCAGGTGGGACGGAACATCACCAGAATTAAGCTGCTGGTCCGGAAGTTCCTGCAGACTCAGGACGACAG GCCCTTCTTCCTCTACGTCGCCTTCCATGACCCTCACCGCTGTGGGCACTCGCAGCCCCAGTACGGGGCCTTCTGTGAGAAGTTTGGCAACGGTGAGCGCGGCATGGGGCGGATCCCAGACTGGACCCCGCGGACCTATGACCCACAGGACGTGGTG GTGCCGTACTTTGTCCCGGACACTCCCGCGGCCCGAGCTGACCTGGCGGCTCAGTATAGCACCATCGGCCGCATGGACCAGG GGGTTGGACTCGTGCTCCAGGAGCTGCGCACAGCAGGTGTCCTGAATGACACCCTAGTGATCTTCACGTCCGACAACGGGATCCCCTTCCCCAGCGGCAGGACCAACCTGTACTGGCCGGGCACAGCCGAACCCTTGCTGGTGTCGTCCCCAGAGCACACGAAACGCTGGGGCCAGGTCAGCGAGGCCTATGTGAGCCTCTTAG GAAGGGACGGCCATGCAATTCCACAGACGCAGTCCGGAGAATCAGAGAGGGCAGGGCAGCTGCCCACTGTCACACAGCTTGTGAGCACCGAGCTAGGATTTTAG
- the SGSH gene encoding N-sulphoglucosamine sulphohydrolase isoform X1, with the protein MHRRGPAGGLLLLTLVLCCWHRARPRNVLLLLADDGGFESGAYNNSVISTPHLDALARRSLTFRNAFTSVSSCSPSRASLLTGLPQHQNGMYGLHQDAHHFNSFDEVQSLPQLLSQAGVRTGIIGKKHIGPETVYPFEFAYTEENGSVLQVGRNITRIKLLVRKFLQTQDDRPFFLYVAFHDPHRCGHSQPQYGAFCEKFGNGERGMGRIPDWTPRTYDPQDVVVPYFVPDTPAARADLAAQYSTIGRMDQGVGLVLQELRTAGVLNDTLVIFTSDNGIPFPSGRTNLYWPGTAEPLLVSSPEHTKRWGQVSEAYVSLLDLTPTVLDWFSISYPSYAIFGSKPVRLTGRSLLPALDTEPLWDTVFGSQSHHEVTMAYPMRSVHHRTFRLVHNLHFKMPFPIDQDFYVSPTFQDLLNRTVAGRPTGWYKDLHRYYYRERWELYDRSQDPHETRNLAADPRYAQVLELLRTQLAKWQWETHDPWVCAPDGVLEERLSPQCRPLHNEL; encoded by the exons ATGCACCGCCGAGGGCCGGCCGGCGGGCTCCTGCTGCTGACCCTGGTCCTCTGCTGCTGGCACCGGGCGCGTCCCCGGAACGTGCTGCTGCTCCTCG CGGACGACGGAGGCTTCGAGAGCGGCGCCTACAACAACAGTGTCATCAGCACCCCGCACCTGGACGCCTTGGCCCGCCGCAGCCTGACCTTCCGCAATGCCTTCACCTCCGTCAGCAGCTGCTCCCCGAGCCGAGCCAGCCTGCTCACCGGCCTGCCCCAG CATCAGAACGGGATGTATGGCCTGCACCAGGACGCCCACCACTTCAACTCCTTCGACGAGGTGCAGAGCCTGCCGCAGCTGCTCAGCCAAGCCGGCGTTCGCACGG GCATCATTGGGAAGAAGCACATAGGGCCCGAGACGGTGTACCCTTTCGAGTTTGCGTACACGGAGGAGAATGGCTCCGTCCTCCAGGTGGGACGGAACATCACCAGAATTAAGCTGCTGGTCCGGAAGTTCCTGCAGACTCAGGACGACAG GCCCTTCTTCCTCTACGTCGCCTTCCATGACCCTCACCGCTGTGGGCACTCGCAGCCCCAGTACGGGGCCTTCTGTGAGAAGTTTGGCAACGGTGAGCGCGGCATGGGGCGGATCCCAGACTGGACCCCGCGGACCTATGACCCACAGGACGTGGTG GTGCCGTACTTTGTCCCGGACACTCCCGCGGCCCGAGCTGACCTGGCGGCTCAGTATAGCACCATCGGCCGCATGGACCAGG GGGTTGGACTCGTGCTCCAGGAGCTGCGCACAGCAGGTGTCCTGAATGACACCCTAGTGATCTTCACGTCCGACAACGGGATCCCCTTCCCCAGCGGCAGGACCAACCTGTACTGGCCGGGCACAGCCGAACCCTTGCTGGTGTCGTCCCCAGAGCACACGAAACGCTGGGGCCAGGTCAGCGAGGCCTATGTGAGCCTCTTAG ATCTCACGCCCACCGTCTTGGACTGGTTCTCCATCTCCTACCCGAGCTATGCCATCTTTGGATCAAAGCCTGTCCGGCTCACTGGCCGGTCCCTCCTGCCGGCGCTGGACACAGAGCCGCTCTGGGACACCGTCTTCGGCAGCCAGAGCCACCACGAGGTCACCATGGCCTACCCCATGCGCTCCGTGCATCACCGGACCTTCCGCCTCGTGCACAACCTCCACTTCAAGATGCCCTTTCCCATCGACCAGGACTTCTACGTGTCTCCCACCTTTCAGGACCTCCTGAATCGCACCGTGGCCGGCCGCCCCACGGGCTGGTATAAGGATCTCCACCGTTACTACTACCGGGAGCGCTGGGAGCTGTATGACAGGAGCCAGGACCCCCATGAGACCCGGAACCTGGCTGCCGACCCCCGCTACGCACAGGTCCTTGAACTGCTGCGGACCCAGCTGGCCAAGTGGCAGTGGGAGACCCATGACCCCTGGGTGTGCGCACCTGACGGGGTCCTGGAGGAGAGGCTCTCCCCTCAGTGCCGGCCCCTCCACAACGAGCTGTGA
- the SGSH gene encoding N-sulphoglucosamine sulphohydrolase isoform X2 produces the protein MYGLHQDAHHFNSFDEVQSLPQLLSQAGVRTGIIGKKHIGPETVYPFEFAYTEENGSVLQVGRNITRIKLLVRKFLQTQDDRPFFLYVAFHDPHRCGHSQPQYGAFCEKFGNGERGMGRIPDWTPRTYDPQDVVVPYFVPDTPAARADLAAQYSTIGRMDQGVGLVLQELRTAGVLNDTLVIFTSDNGIPFPSGRTNLYWPGTAEPLLVSSPEHTKRWGQVSEAYVSLLDLTPTVLDWFSISYPSYAIFGSKPVRLTGRSLLPALDTEPLWDTVFGSQSHHEVTMAYPMRSVHHRTFRLVHNLHFKMPFPIDQDFYVSPTFQDLLNRTVAGRPTGWYKDLHRYYYRERWELYDRSQDPHETRNLAADPRYAQVLELLRTQLAKWQWETHDPWVCAPDGVLEERLSPQCRPLHNEL, from the exons ATGTATGGCCTGCACCAGGACGCCCACCACTTCAACTCCTTCGACGAGGTGCAGAGCCTGCCGCAGCTGCTCAGCCAAGCCGGCGTTCGCACGG GCATCATTGGGAAGAAGCACATAGGGCCCGAGACGGTGTACCCTTTCGAGTTTGCGTACACGGAGGAGAATGGCTCCGTCCTCCAGGTGGGACGGAACATCACCAGAATTAAGCTGCTGGTCCGGAAGTTCCTGCAGACTCAGGACGACAG GCCCTTCTTCCTCTACGTCGCCTTCCATGACCCTCACCGCTGTGGGCACTCGCAGCCCCAGTACGGGGCCTTCTGTGAGAAGTTTGGCAACGGTGAGCGCGGCATGGGGCGGATCCCAGACTGGACCCCGCGGACCTATGACCCACAGGACGTGGTG GTGCCGTACTTTGTCCCGGACACTCCCGCGGCCCGAGCTGACCTGGCGGCTCAGTATAGCACCATCGGCCGCATGGACCAGG GGGTTGGACTCGTGCTCCAGGAGCTGCGCACAGCAGGTGTCCTGAATGACACCCTAGTGATCTTCACGTCCGACAACGGGATCCCCTTCCCCAGCGGCAGGACCAACCTGTACTGGCCGGGCACAGCCGAACCCTTGCTGGTGTCGTCCCCAGAGCACACGAAACGCTGGGGCCAGGTCAGCGAGGCCTATGTGAGCCTCTTAG ATCTCACGCCCACCGTCTTGGACTGGTTCTCCATCTCCTACCCGAGCTATGCCATCTTTGGATCAAAGCCTGTCCGGCTCACTGGCCGGTCCCTCCTGCCGGCGCTGGACACAGAGCCGCTCTGGGACACCGTCTTCGGCAGCCAGAGCCACCACGAGGTCACCATGGCCTACCCCATGCGCTCCGTGCATCACCGGACCTTCCGCCTCGTGCACAACCTCCACTTCAAGATGCCCTTTCCCATCGACCAGGACTTCTACGTGTCTCCCACCTTTCAGGACCTCCTGAATCGCACCGTGGCCGGCCGCCCCACGGGCTGGTATAAGGATCTCCACCGTTACTACTACCGGGAGCGCTGGGAGCTGTATGACAGGAGCCAGGACCCCCATGAGACCCGGAACCTGGCTGCCGACCCCCGCTACGCACAGGTCCTTGAACTGCTGCGGACCCAGCTGGCCAAGTGGCAGTGGGAGACCCATGACCCCTGGGTGTGCGCACCTGACGGGGTCCTGGAGGAGAGGCTCTCCCCTCAGTGCCGGCCCCTCCACAACGAGCTGTGA